The DNA sequence TGAGAGACTCGGAGAAGCGTGAGGTTTATAAATGAGAAGTTGACAATGACGAGCTCACCTGATTGAAGGTTTTAAAATGAAGCTCTTTAAAGATGGCGTCTcggtcctccacctccacccagcCTGTGGTCCTCAGCTCAGTCACATGTTGGTCTCGGTCCGCTGGAGAGAGCCAGTGGGAATCTGACGACTGTCGGCAAGAGAAAAAACTATTACTTTTCTGATTTGAGTACTTCTATTGAATAACTTCCTGTCCTGATTCCTGCTCCGAAGGAATTGTGGGTAAGAAGTAAGTACAAAATGTTATACTGTCACAACTATACATTACTTCGCGTGATGATTCAATCCAGACGCCTACTTTTTATGGTAATTTAGAGCCATAAATTGAGTTTTCTGTAGAGTTGTTGTAATTCTCTTCATGGCCGCAGGATGGCGATATGATAACGTGCCAAAACAAAGCGGGATCAAAACACTTTAAGATTTACATATACGAATTAGCCGTTCCATTACAACCAAAATATTGACCACAATTTTGGACATTGTTACCAAATACATTTGATTAATATCGGGGCGCGTTCATTACAAAATGCCGACTCGTAGCAGGCTAAAGTatgaaaatgcaacaaaatggTCGCCATTAAACCAAGAACAACATTGCCGATAGATGCGGTTTGAACAAAGCCGCACTTGAATCTTAAAATATCTTGTTAAATCGTTTAACCTCCCGTGAAAACTGGAAATACCTAGTAATGCCGTTTATTATCACTAGGTCTGGCGTGAGAGTCCGCCGCCTACGTCATAGACGTGCGCGGGAGAAAACTCTACCACCTGCTCAGCAGACAGCAGAAGTCACACTGTGGGGATACATGTTTGCGAGTGTCTGTTTTTGTTAAGTGGTTCCACTCACCATTTTAGACGAGCCGCTCCTGCAGAGGTGAGGCAGGACGAGTTTGGTGAGACCGGAGGTGCTGGTCCTCAGGCTAAACATTAACCCAGACATGGTCCGCTCTCGCTGGTTCTGCGTCTCTACAGAACAGTTGTGTTGTGAAGGAGCTCGCCTCCACCTCCGCACAAAATAGCTGTTCTAGTCTCTGCCTGATTAAAATAAATCACCAACATATCTTCTTTCTCTTCAGGACCGCCAAAAGGGATGAGCTTGCAAATAGTGTGGTAGAAAATTCTCAAAtgagatgtgaaaatgttgGGACTGTTCTTGTGCAGTGCGGTTCCATCCATTGCTTGTATTATGCATTTTCAGGGGACGGGGACAGGACAGAGGACCATTCACACTCACCACTTGTGTATGCTTTTTGTATTTTGGGGAAGAAACTAGAGTGCCAGCAGGACACCCATACAAGCACCGGAGGAGcaaatctgtgtttttttttcatttatttatcaatcaaataaaacatttaaattacTCAAACAATTTGCATCGATCCCAAAAGGTCCGCATCTGGCCTCAGTCCTGGTGCTCGTGCTCTTGGCCCGGGATCAGCCATCGAATGCTATCGGTGCGCAGAGCGGCGTACagcgcaaagctggtgatgaagAGCACGGAGAAGACCAGCAGCCAGTCGACGCTCTTCACTGGGACGCTAGCGAGGGGTCCAGTGTGGTCAGCCTCAGTCACGTTCCTGTCCTGCCCAGCCTCCAACCCTGCACAAGAGGAGGCTTCAGCATCAATACTCAGCTTATTGGATGGAGTTTTCCACCTCCCCACCTGTCTGGTTGCAGATGAAGGACGTGAGCATCTCCAGAGTCCTGTCCGTGTGGTTGAAGCGAGCCATTGGTTTGGCTCCTTGAAACAGGAGAATATTCGGGACAGCGACGGTCCCAAATCTGGTTGACAGACTGCAGGAGTGACTGCACTTTAGTCACAGGTCTAATGGAAGATTAGAGGCTTTTCAAGCTGTTCACCTGCTGTGCTGGGAGGCATCCAGCGCCAGgaaatgcatgctgggaaagACTCGGGGTAGGGCATTGAAGTGGGGAGCAAGACTGGCAGAGAACTGACACCACgtggtgaagaagaggaccACAGAACACTCGGTGCTGTTGGCATTCAGGAACTCCATCAGATCCTGTTACGGAatcaataaataacatgggagacaGAAGTAAAAAAAGTTCATCCAGTAAAGAAAAACACTCACCTGTGAGGCGTTGAGGACCTGCACAGTGAAGACATCTATTCCTGTGATATTTCTCTTATCGCAGTTGACCTTGAACGTCTTGGTGGTCTCTGTGTTGTTCAGCTCCTCTGACGCAGCATGGACCAGGTCGAGGGTGACCTGAGAGTCAGAACGGTCAGTCGTTCCCCTCCCCACTTCCTTGACAGCCTTGTCCCACTTCTCTCACTAACCTGGTGGGCTGATCCAGAATCAGACTCCTCAGTCGACGTGTCCTGGCCAGAACGGCACTGGTCGCTGCTCTCATCGCAGGGCGGTGAAAACCCTGCCGTCACGTCCTTCACATTTTTAGGGATCAGCGACTCGATGTCCGACGGGTTGAGGGGCGCTTCCGATCCCATCACAGCATCTGCAATCTCAGCTGTTTTGAACTGTCTTTTAGGTAGAGATTCCAGGTCGTCAGATTCAACAAATTTGGGAATGTTTTCCTGGTCGGACGCTGCATCCTCAGACAGCCACAGCTCCAGCGACTCTTCGTCTGAAACCAATTGTTCACAGGACAGCAGGCAAACTAGTAACTGCATCATGGAGATTGATACAAAGTATCTTAGTTTTCATATGGAAAACATCATTTGATCTGCTAAGTTATTACTGAGACTACAACCCGCGCCTTCTATTCTGACATTTTACTTAATGTTTCGCTTTTCATCTGTTCAAGATTGGATGAAATATTGACACTTTGCCTTTAATGTAATAGTTTTAATGTTTCCATATTTTTAGAAAAGCGCATCGCGTCAATAGACTATTCACTACAAGCCATTGTCATATGCAGTAGCACGATAAACGACTTTAGTGTGTTGTTGTCCATGTATGTCTCTACATGCTAAGCGTAGTTAGCCGTGGCTTACCTTGCGCTGTCGTTAACGAACACctcaataaataaagataaaccaTAAATAAGAGAACACGTGGCTTTGGAAAATTCAAAAACATCCTCGATATATTTCAAATTAACGTTTCATTCAGGCGTTAAGACTCTTATTACGACATGTTGAGCCCAAACGCGATGTCGTGATGTTTACGGAACGGATTCAGCGGACGAGTTTAAGTGTTGGACTTCCGCTTTCATCCCCGGAAGTAGGTCTTTTCTAactatgaatgtgtttttgtcttaaATACATCATGAAACATCCAACGACTTTATGATTTGGGAATGTTTCATATCGTAATCAAGatgtatttgttcatttattttgcgAAGGCTTTGTTTCTTTGAAGGTTCATCATACATGGTTGGCTGCCGACCGACACTCATgttgtttcaaaacattttatatGAGACACAAATAGAGACAAGCTGACAGAATCAGATTCAACTTAGCTCCACATCACTATATTGAGCGTTCCACTGTCATGCACTTCATAGCAACACATTACTGTCAGGGTCATCTGACAATATGTggatacatttcttttttctttttttcaataaaaaaatgtttttttcctcttgcaAGTATCATATGCTGTGTTACACTTGCATGCAAACGCTTCTGTACAGGTACATTTAATGAGTAAAAGACACAAAAGGCGGTCATGGATTTTACACTTGAAGCAGAGATGGCTCTCTGTGCTACAGATAGATAGTTCAAGGAATATGTCtttaagaaaaatacatttaaataagtgAGTGCGATCACTCCTTCCACGCTACATTCCTTTTATGCTTCAAATGTGAGATGAGAAACAGAACATCCTGGGGTGAAGCACGTAGGACCACCATGTTACTACAGTCATAAATAACAATACATGTATGGTAAATAAAGTCTTTCCAGTCAGCGCGACCAGGATCTGGATGAAGCTTTTCAGTTTGGGTCCCTGTCCTGTGCCGTGTTTGGGGGAATTAAACACCCTTGATAATAAGGTAAATGTATTGGAAATGCTCGACAAGTTTAATCCAAGGCTGCTCTGTAATGTGAACCAAACACTTGGAAGCCACCGATTATCGGTGCTTGAA is a window from the Synchiropus splendidus isolate RoL2022-P1 chromosome 17, RoL_Sspl_1.0, whole genome shotgun sequence genome containing:
- the LOC128748912 gene encoding pterin-4-alpha-carbinolamine dehydratase 2-like isoform X1; the protein is MSGLMFSLRTSTSGLTKLVLPHLCRSGSSKMSSDSHWLSPADRDQHVTELRTTGWVEVEDRDAIFKELHFKTFNQAFGFMSRVALQAEKMNHHPEWFNVYNKVQITLTTHDCGGLSKRDIKMAKFIDKISLSM
- the txndc15 gene encoding thioredoxin domain-containing protein 15, whose product is MFLNFPKPRVLLFMVYLYLLRCSLTTAQDEESLELWLSEDAASDQENIPKFVESDDLESLPKRQFKTAEIADAVMGSEAPLNPSDIESLIPKNVKDVTAGFSPPCDESSDQCRSGQDTSTEESDSGSAHQVTLDLVHAASEELNNTETTKTFKVNCDKRNITGIDVFTVQVLNASQDLMEFLNANSTECSVVLFFTTWCQFSASLAPHFNALPRVFPSMHFLALDASQHSSLSTRFGTVAVPNILLFQGAKPMARFNHTDRTLEMLTSFICNQTGLEAGQDRNVTEADHTGPLASVPVKSVDWLLVFSVLFITSFALYAALRTDSIRWLIPGQEHEHQD